In a single window of the Phycisphaerae bacterium genome:
- a CDS encoding polysaccharide deacetylase family protein, translated as MPCRVAAILGLILVGGCVDFTSVERRGPITAASQPAFSYEHGGIVRGPTDRKRLALVFTGGQHGEGAEAILDALKHRGRKASFFVTGDFIRIEAHRPILRRMVAEGHYLGPHSDSHPLYCAWENRGKTLVTEAFFRADLDKNLEDLARYGPGRGQMRFFIPPYEWYNSDISTWATAMGIVLFNFTPGTRSNADYVPDRDPRFVSSRKLYESILAYEAGHADGLNGFLLLLHLGAGPGRTDKMHGYVAPLLDELAKRGYELVRVDELLGGALR; from the coding sequence TTGCCTTGCCGAGTCGCAGCGATTCTCGGTCTGATCCTGGTCGGCGGTTGTGTTGACTTCACGAGCGTCGAGCGGCGTGGACCTATTACAGCGGCATCGCAACCGGCGTTCAGCTACGAGCATGGCGGGATTGTCCGTGGGCCGACCGATCGCAAGCGGCTGGCCCTGGTATTCACCGGCGGGCAGCATGGTGAGGGCGCGGAGGCGATCCTGGACGCCCTGAAGCATCGCGGACGGAAGGCATCGTTCTTCGTTACCGGCGATTTCATACGTATCGAGGCTCACCGGCCGATCCTGCGCCGGATGGTGGCTGAGGGCCATTACCTGGGGCCGCATTCAGACTCGCATCCGCTGTACTGTGCGTGGGAGAACCGGGGCAAGACGCTGGTGACGGAGGCGTTCTTCCGGGCGGATCTCGACAAGAACCTCGAGGATTTGGCTCGTTATGGCCCCGGTCGGGGCCAGATGCGTTTCTTCATTCCGCCGTACGAGTGGTACAACAGCGACATTTCGACCTGGGCTACCGCGATGGGTATCGTGCTGTTCAACTTCACGCCCGGCACGCGATCGAATGCCGACTACGTGCCGGACCGCGATCCGCGGTTCGTGTCGTCGAGGAAGCTGTACGAGAGCATCCTGGCGTACGAGGCCGGGCACGCGGATGGTCTGAACGGTTTCCTGCTTCTGCTGCACCTTGGGGCGGGTCCGGGGCGGACGGACAAGATGCACGGCTACGTTGCACCTCTGCTCGACGAACTGGCCAAGCGGGGTTACGAGCTGGTGCGGGTCGATGAGCTGCTCGGGGGCGCGCTCCGCTGA
- a CDS encoding HlyC/CorC family transporter: MAFKVILLLVELAASAFFSAAETALFSLTPRELHRFRNNRRASHRLVATLMQRPRKLLLTLMVCNVTVNMVIFATSLTLIESLMAPGSHLGPVVGLIAPIAVTLFSEILPKGTSIVMRTTFALRAAPLARVCQVILAPVTWVLNSLLVEPLTRLLVGGRRPRNEVTVEELAELVEMSQHQRIIDADENTMLDGVIHLNETRVRDVMVPRVDIIAFDLRNDPQGLYHLMRECHLPKIPVYDGDIDRFKGLIYAKDLFLHHDCPPRLLVRRAQFVPDVISLTQLLEHFRRSRSQLAMAVDEFGGITGLVTIQDVAAQIVGELAPAEEGENEPTWERLDDRHYRISGRVSVRDWAEQFDIRRFDDRVSTLGGLILAKLGRLPAVGDQLRLGNVLMTVELLRGRRVEWIRLELAADAATTVGDPPGKGA; encoded by the coding sequence GTGGCTTTCAAGGTGATCCTCCTGCTCGTGGAACTGGCCGCGTCCGCCTTCTTCAGCGCCGCGGAGACAGCCCTCTTCTCGTTGACCCCACGCGAACTCCACCGATTCCGCAACAATCGCCGGGCCTCGCATCGCTTGGTCGCTACCCTCATGCAGCGACCCCGCAAGCTGTTGCTCACCCTCATGGTCTGCAATGTGACGGTCAATATGGTGATCTTCGCCACCAGCCTGACACTCATCGAGAGCCTGATGGCACCCGGCAGTCATCTCGGCCCGGTGGTGGGGCTCATCGCCCCCATCGCGGTGACACTCTTCAGCGAAATCCTGCCCAAAGGTACGTCCATTGTGATGCGGACAACCTTCGCGCTCCGGGCCGCACCTTTGGCTCGGGTATGCCAGGTGATCCTCGCTCCGGTGACCTGGGTCCTCAACTCACTCCTCGTGGAGCCGCTCACCCGCCTCCTCGTCGGCGGCCGACGCCCACGAAACGAGGTCACCGTCGAGGAACTGGCCGAACTGGTCGAAATGTCCCAACACCAGCGGATCATCGACGCCGACGAGAACACCATGCTCGACGGGGTAATACACCTCAATGAGACGAGAGTCAGGGATGTCATGGTCCCACGCGTCGATATCATCGCCTTCGACCTCCGCAACGACCCCCAAGGGCTCTACCACCTCATGCGCGAGTGCCATCTCCCCAAGATCCCCGTCTACGACGGTGACATCGACCGCTTCAAGGGCCTGATCTACGCCAAGGACCTCTTCCTCCATCATGACTGTCCGCCCCGACTGCTCGTTCGCCGAGCTCAGTTCGTGCCCGACGTGATCTCGCTGACCCAGCTGCTCGAGCATTTCCGTCGCTCCCGCAGCCAGCTGGCCATGGCCGTCGACGAGTTCGGCGGGATTACCGGCCTGGTCACCATCCAGGACGTCGCCGCCCAGATCGTCGGCGAACTCGCCCCGGCGGAAGAGGGCGAGAACGAGCCAACCTGGGAACGGCTCGACGATCGCCACTACCGCATCTCCGGACGGGTCAGCGTCCGCGATTGGGCCGAGCAGTTCGATATCCGCCGCTTCGACGACCGAGTCAGTACCCTCGGCGGTTTGATCCTCGCCAAGCTCGGACGCCTCCCCGCCGTCGGCGACCAACTGCGGCTCGGCAACGTCCTCATGACCGTCGAACTGCTCCGCGGCCGGCGAGTGGAGTGGATTCGTTTGGAGCTGGCGGCCGACGCCGCCACCACCGTGGGCGACCCGCCCGGGAAGGGGGCCTGA
- a CDS encoding DUF21 domain-containing protein: MAILWLVLLVMLLLASGFFSGSEMGLYCVNRLRVRLQAERGQDARSRLLWRLVQQPQRTVMTVLLGNNLVGYLLTVAGIAFLDKAFGLSGAKADFYVALALTPLVFVFGDVVPKNWFRIEADRLMILAAPALRACELLSRLTGVLPFVLGISRLSARLAGYDEEQAWRNPRGEVIGLLREGGAEGTLTEDQARIIERVMNLSSVRVGAMMVPIQKLTTVPIDATRDTFEQLVARCKHSRLPVVGHDRQTIAGIVTVHSVLADRAEGSIQRHMHPPATIAASESATKALVFLQQNRQRMAVVTDPRRGWVGIITLRDVVEEIFGELAEW, encoded by the coding sequence ATGGCCATCCTCTGGCTGGTCCTGCTGGTGATGCTCCTGCTGGCCAGCGGCTTCTTCAGCGGCTCGGAAATGGGCCTCTATTGCGTCAACCGCCTTCGCGTCCGACTCCAGGCGGAACGCGGCCAGGACGCCCGGTCGCGACTCCTTTGGAGACTCGTGCAGCAACCCCAACGCACGGTGATGACCGTCCTGCTCGGCAACAACCTGGTCGGCTACCTGTTGACCGTGGCCGGCATAGCCTTCCTGGACAAAGCCTTCGGGCTCTCCGGGGCCAAGGCCGACTTCTACGTGGCCCTCGCCCTCACCCCCCTGGTCTTCGTCTTCGGCGACGTCGTACCCAAGAACTGGTTCCGCATCGAGGCAGACCGGCTGATGATCCTCGCCGCCCCGGCTTTGAGAGCCTGCGAGCTGCTCTCCCGCCTCACCGGCGTGCTCCCGTTCGTCCTCGGCATCTCACGCCTCAGCGCCCGGCTGGCCGGCTACGACGAGGAACAGGCCTGGCGAAACCCCCGAGGCGAGGTCATCGGCCTCCTTCGCGAGGGCGGAGCCGAGGGCACGCTCACCGAGGACCAGGCCCGCATCATCGAGCGGGTCATGAACCTCTCCAGCGTACGCGTCGGGGCGATGATGGTGCCGATCCAAAAGCTCACCACCGTCCCCATCGACGCCACCCGTGACACCTTCGAGCAGCTCGTCGCCCGCTGCAAACACTCCCGCTTGCCCGTCGTCGGCCACGACCGGCAGACCATCGCCGGAATCGTGACCGTGCACAGCGTCCTGGCTGATCGCGCCGAAGGCTCAATCCAGCGACACATGCACCCGCCGGCCACCATCGCCGCCAGCGAGTCCGCCACCAAGGCCCTCGTCTTCCTCCAACAAAACCGCCAGCGCATGGCCGTCGTCACCGACCCCCGCCGCGGCTGGGTCGGAATCATCACCCTCCGCGACGTCGTCGAGGAAATCTTCGGCGAACTGGCGGAATGGTGA
- a CDS encoding tetratricopeptide repeat protein, whose protein sequence is MARRKQWWAGLCIAGLFLWPAGCGNLLKFKSDNDQKPVSDLQKGQIEDLREADSPSIQPETHLAAGRLHETQGRLVRAAEQYRLAVAAKPSSVDAWNRLGIVLDRLGRFKEADEAFTEAIRLAPDQAYLHNNIAFSYILQARWREAEVALTKAIEIDPAMARARVNLAITVAQQGRFPDAFHQFQSVLPLEDAHYNMGLMYQSKRMNVEAAKSFKAALRANPKLLAAQKRLDSLPKDTVTQAEVNTEASASPLPHSNQLAADGVTLHPTPTTRPAIADLSRERPAVKDISHERRAAEPVVVEVVRPERTAKGDAKPAWLERFSEQMARVFRPKSSDVEEAEAWPEAAAIGSASEAESHAEADEVDVDDSMPRDD, encoded by the coding sequence ATGGCAAGACGAAAGCAATGGTGGGCAGGCCTGTGCATAGCGGGGTTGTTCCTGTGGCCAGCCGGATGCGGGAATCTGCTCAAGTTCAAATCGGACAACGACCAGAAGCCTGTCTCTGACCTTCAGAAGGGCCAGATCGAGGATCTGCGCGAGGCGGACTCGCCGAGCATTCAGCCGGAAACGCATCTGGCCGCCGGGCGTCTGCACGAGACCCAGGGGCGGCTGGTTCGGGCGGCGGAGCAGTATCGCCTGGCGGTCGCGGCCAAGCCCAGCTCGGTTGACGCCTGGAACCGGCTCGGGATTGTGCTTGACCGGCTTGGCCGGTTCAAGGAGGCCGACGAGGCGTTCACCGAGGCCATTCGACTGGCCCCAGACCAGGCGTACCTGCACAACAACATCGCATTCAGCTACATCCTGCAGGCCCGTTGGCGTGAAGCCGAAGTGGCCCTCACCAAGGCCATCGAGATTGATCCGGCCATGGCTCGAGCTCGGGTGAACCTGGCGATCACCGTGGCCCAGCAAGGGCGCTTCCCGGATGCATTTCATCAGTTCCAATCAGTTCTACCGCTCGAGGACGCCCACTACAACATGGGGCTGATGTACCAGTCCAAGCGGATGAATGTTGAAGCGGCCAAGTCGTTCAAGGCTGCTCTGCGGGCCAACCCGAAGCTATTGGCCGCTCAGAAGCGTCTTGATTCGCTGCCCAAGGACACTGTCACCCAGGCCGAGGTGAACACCGAGGCCAGCGCATCGCCCCTCCCGCACAGCAACCAGCTTGCGGCCGACGGCGTCACCCTTCATCCCACGCCCACGACGCGTCCGGCAATTGCGGACCTCTCGCGCGAGCGACCGGCGGTCAAGGATATCTCCCACGAACGACGGGCCGCGGAGCCGGTGGTTGTGGAGGTCGTCCGGCCGGAGCGTACCGCGAAGGGCGACGCGAAGCCGGCGTGGCTTGAGCGATTCTCCGAACAGATGGCCCGCGTCTTCCGTCCCAAGTCGTCGGACGTGGAGGAGGCCGAGGCTTGGCCCGAGGCTGCGGCCATTGGCTCTGCGAGTGAGGCCGAGAGCCATGCGGAAGCCGATGAGGTTGACGTAGACGATTCGATGCCGCGTGACGACTGA
- a CDS encoding homoserine dehydrogenase, producing MTDVLKIGLIGCGTVGQGVVELLRVEGDEIARKVGLRLDLARVADKDRGQPAKAGVPADRITTNVRDILDDPSISVVIELVGGTTIAKELVLEALGAGKHVVTANKALLAKHGREIYRTAREAGRCVGFEASCGGGIPLILPIREGLVANRISAIYGILNGTCNYILSEMDQKGKSYAQALSEAQQAGYAELDPTLDVNGTDTAHKLAVLASLAFMADVEFDRIHIEGIESLEAQDLAAGRELGYVCKLLGIAGRTEAGLSLRVHPAFVSRSHPLAGSSGSFNAISVYGNWVGHTLYYGRGAGQKPTASAVVADLVGIAVGNIPRAFERFRMLNDVNAEPVYVPIDDLHLRYYVRLMVADRAGVMAQITRCFGDLGIGLRAITQHEPTDDAPDGTVPVVVLTHKTREGEMKRALGAIAALDAVRAEPVTIRLVEEHEEYSS from the coding sequence ATGACGGATGTTTTGAAAATTGGCTTGATTGGCTGCGGCACTGTGGGTCAAGGGGTCGTGGAGCTGCTCCGTGTCGAGGGGGACGAGATCGCCCGTAAAGTCGGTTTAAGGCTTGACTTAGCTCGTGTGGCGGACAAGGACCGAGGTCAACCGGCCAAGGCTGGGGTTCCCGCGGACCGGATTACGACGAACGTGAGGGACATCCTGGACGATCCTTCCATCTCGGTGGTGATCGAGCTGGTGGGAGGGACGACTATCGCCAAGGAGTTGGTTCTTGAGGCGTTGGGGGCTGGCAAGCACGTGGTGACGGCCAACAAAGCCCTGCTCGCCAAGCATGGTCGTGAGATTTACCGCACGGCCCGCGAGGCTGGCCGGTGTGTTGGTTTTGAGGCCAGTTGTGGGGGTGGGATTCCGCTGATTCTGCCCATCCGGGAGGGGCTGGTGGCCAACCGGATCAGCGCGATTTACGGCATTCTGAACGGCACGTGCAATTACATTCTGAGCGAGATGGACCAGAAGGGGAAGTCGTATGCTCAGGCGTTATCCGAGGCCCAGCAGGCGGGCTACGCGGAGCTGGATCCGACGCTGGACGTGAATGGGACGGATACGGCCCACAAGCTGGCCGTGCTGGCGTCGCTGGCGTTCATGGCGGATGTGGAGTTTGACCGGATCCACATTGAAGGCATCGAGAGTCTGGAGGCTCAGGATCTAGCGGCCGGGCGGGAGCTGGGATATGTGTGCAAGCTGCTCGGGATTGCGGGGCGTACGGAGGCGGGGCTGAGTCTGCGTGTTCATCCTGCGTTTGTGAGCAGGAGTCATCCGTTGGCCGGCAGCAGCGGTTCGTTCAATGCGATCAGCGTCTACGGAAACTGGGTGGGCCACACGCTCTACTATGGGCGTGGGGCGGGGCAGAAGCCGACGGCGAGCGCCGTGGTGGCCGATCTGGTTGGAATTGCGGTGGGCAACATTCCGCGGGCTTTTGAGCGGTTTCGCATGCTGAACGATGTCAATGCTGAGCCGGTGTACGTGCCGATTGACGATCTGCACCTACGTTACTATGTGCGGCTGATGGTTGCGGACCGGGCGGGGGTCATGGCCCAGATCACCCGTTGTTTTGGCGATCTGGGGATTGGGCTGCGGGCGATCACGCAGCACGAGCCGACGGACGACGCCCCGGACGGGACAGTTCCGGTCGTGGTTCTGACGCACAAGACCCGGGAGGGTGAGATGAAGAGGGCCTTGGGGGCCATTGCGGCCCTGGACGCGGTGCGGGCGGAGCCGGTGACGATTCGTCTGGTGGAAGAGCACGAAGAGTACTCCTCATGA
- a CDS encoding glycosyltransferase family 4 protein, whose product MVMQLTHVVDEDSGMDAFRGLSLLVHRLSGACIEQRVVAIGRPAVELPAAADLTRVARWDVNLGIPSRDLRRVLEQQYSGVVHAWGGRVAAAVRSVCPDGLRLVVTLSDPADAANLQKWWPLRRAGGNPCVICSCERVRQRLISSGLPREATVVVRPGVDADGLRSPEPIVTRSDLGLGAETEVFLTASPPSREGGQYYAAWAMAIVHQIRPDVRLIVPGLSREASRLGRLFDDIYCPEVFIPVGDRYSPAALLAVSDAMLFTPLGDVPTGWLAMAMAAGIPVIGTAVPSVTELITEGETGFLCEPGLPHRLAIAIREAMESGDELGRRAVAARKLAERLFDVGRYVQDHEQLLIQPRDMTCLAESQRFSV is encoded by the coding sequence ATGGTGATGCAGCTCACGCACGTGGTCGACGAGGACAGCGGCATGGACGCCTTTCGGGGGCTTTCCCTGCTCGTGCATCGGCTGTCCGGGGCGTGCATCGAGCAGCGGGTTGTCGCCATCGGGCGGCCGGCGGTGGAGTTGCCCGCCGCTGCGGACCTAACCCGTGTTGCCCGCTGGGACGTGAACCTAGGTATTCCCTCGCGGGACCTCCGCCGGGTGCTCGAGCAGCAGTACTCCGGGGTGGTTCATGCCTGGGGTGGTCGAGTGGCGGCCGCGGTGCGGTCGGTGTGCCCTGACGGACTGCGACTCGTGGTCACGCTCTCGGATCCGGCGGATGCCGCGAATCTCCAGAAATGGTGGCCACTGAGGCGAGCCGGGGGGAATCCCTGTGTCATCTGCAGCTGCGAACGGGTGCGGCAGCGGCTAATCAGCTCGGGGCTACCGCGTGAAGCGACGGTTGTCGTCCGGCCGGGGGTTGATGCTGACGGGCTGCGATCGCCCGAACCGATCGTTACCCGTTCCGATCTGGGGCTAGGCGCTGAAACGGAGGTTTTTCTGACGGCCTCGCCGCCCTCGCGGGAGGGTGGGCAATACTACGCGGCGTGGGCGATGGCGATCGTGCACCAGATTCGCCCGGATGTCCGCCTGATCGTGCCTGGGCTTTCGCGCGAAGCCAGTCGGCTGGGGCGGTTGTTCGATGACATCTACTGCCCGGAGGTGTTCATTCCGGTCGGGGACCGTTACTCGCCGGCGGCCCTACTAGCCGTCAGTGACGCCATGCTGTTCACGCCGCTGGGGGACGTGCCGACCGGCTGGCTGGCGATGGCCATGGCGGCGGGTATTCCGGTGATCGGCACGGCGGTTCCGTCGGTCACCGAGTTGATCACCGAGGGGGAAACCGGTTTTCTCTGCGAACCGGGGCTGCCTCATCGGCTGGCGATCGCGATTCGCGAGGCGATGGAGTCGGGTGATGAACTCGGTCGTCGGGCCGTGGCCGCTCGCAAGCTGGCGGAGCGGCTGTTCGACGTGGGTCGGTATGTTCAGGACCACGAACAGCTGCTCATACAACCGAGGGATATGACTTGCCTTGCCGAGTCGCAGCGATTCTCGGTCTGA